GGTCAGCAATTGTCCGCGCGACTTTGAGCACCCGGACATACCCACGCGCGGAAAGGTGCAAACTATCCACGGCTTGCTGCAGCAGCGTGTGGCTGACTGCGTCCACCTGGCAGTATGCCGCCACTTGCGCCTGCTGCATTTGCGCATTGGTACACAAGCCCACGGACGCAAACCGCGTTTGCTGCAGCTTGCGGGCCTTCGCCACCCGTTGCGCAATAGAAGCAGAGTCCTCACTCCGCACGCCGTCAATCCGGAGGGTGGAAAAAGTCTGGCGGGGGACGTGTATGTGCAAATCAATCCGATCCAGCAACGGGCCAGAGACTTTTCGTTCGTACTGCAGCAACTGCCGTGAGCTGCACACGCACTGGCGCTGGCTATCACCCCGGAACCCGCACGGACATGGATTCTGGCTGGCGACGAGCGTGCAGCGTGCAGGAAACTGCAGGCTTTGGGCAGCTCGGGCAACAGTCACGACGCCGTCTTCCAGGGGCTGACGCAAAGCTTCCAAGGCTTGCCGAGGAAACTCTGGCAGTTCGTCTAAGTACAGCACCCCGTGGTGCGCCAGCGAGACTTCACCCGGCTTGGGTAAGGAACCGCCACCAACGAGAGCGACTGTGGAAGTAGTATGGTGCGGCGTGCGAAAGGGCCGGCGCAGTTGCAACGGCGTATCAGCTGGGAGCACGCCGCCCACGCTGTGGATTGCTGTCACCTCCAGAGCCTCAGGCTCCGTTAGCGGGGGGAGAATTGTGGGTAAACAGCGGGCGAGCATGGTTTTCCCAGAACCCGGTGGGCCAACGAGCAGCACATTGTGCCCGCCCGCTGCCGCAATTTCCAAAGCGCGTTTGGCCTGGGCTTGCCCCCGAACCAAAGCAAAATCCTGGTCTGTGGGCAGGTGATGCGCAGGCGGAATGGGAGTGGGTGGGGCAATGGTTATCTCACCACGTAAATACTGAATGAGCTGGTGCAACGTCTGCGGGGCCACAACCTGGATACCATCCACCAGGGCAGCTTCGGGGCCATTGTGCTTTGGCACCACGCACAGCTTGGCTTGCTCTGTACGCGCTGCACGGGCAATGAGCAGCGCACCCCGGATTGGCCGCAGGGTTCCATCCAACCCCAGCTCCCCGGCAAATACTTTCTCTGCGCACACCGCCGGGTCCAGCTGCTTGGTCTGGACCAGTAAGGCTAGGGCAATGGGTAAGTCAAAACCCGGACCAGCTTTGCGCAAATCCGCCGGCGCTAAATTGACGGTAATGTGGCCACGGGGAAAGAAAAATCCAGCCGCGCGGATTGCGGAGCGCACCCGCTCTCGCGATTCTTGCACGGCAGTATCTGGTAAACCAACCACCAGGAACTTTGGTAAACCGGGATTCCGGTCACCCTCAACCCGAACCAGGTGCCCTTCGACACCCACGCTTGTTGCGGACAAAATCATTGCTGGCATACATTGGGCAGATTTGTGGCAGTCTCACGTACCACCAACCTGCAATTATGGCACTACCCCGGAGGGCGTGCAGGACGAAGCACCCGAAAGAGCAAAACGCACGCGGCTACGGTGAGCAACCAGTCTGCTAGGTTGCCAACCGTTGGCCAAAAAGATAAAGCGAGGAAATCCCGAACGTACCCAAACTGCAGCCGGTCCAGCACATTGCTGAACGCGGCAAGCACCACGGTTGCAGCTGCAACTGCACTCACCTGGTCATGGCGCCGGTAGGCCTGATACCCAAACCAGCTCACCAAGCCAACCAGGAACGCAATACCAACCCAGAGCAATGGCGAAGGCACGGGAATGCCAAAGGCAATTCCCGCGTTTTGCGTTGGTACGCTCCGAAGCACTCCGGGCACCAAGGTTGTTGGCGGATGCGTGAAAGCCACGTACCGCGAAACCCGGTCAAGCACAAAGAACCCCAGGAGAACCCCGGCAGATACCCCTATCCCCTGTCGTGCCATATGCTACTTCTGCTCGCGCGCCTTCAGCACGCAGCTGGTGCAGAGCGTCGCTGCTGGGGCTAGTTTCAGACGCTCGGATTCAATAGCCTTACCACAGGTGTGGCATTTTCCATACGTTCCGGCATCCACTTGCTGCAACGCGGCTTCCAAGTCAGCCTTCGACTTCTCCAAATTCTTTTCCATGGAAAGTGTATCCTGAAATTCTGATACTTCAGCAGCATTCTCCTCATCCTTATTCCCATACTCTTCCCACATGGATTTCCCTTTATCCATGAGCGTGGAAAGTCGCTTGGTGACAGCATCATACTCCTTCATGAGTCGCTGCCGAACCTGCTGCAGGAAGCTGGTTTTCGCGGCCTTGGAGGTGGGGACGTGCTTTGGGAGTTCCGAAGTCATAGGAGTTGTTGCAAATGCAAATAGGGGCACGATAGTGCTTCCTCTTGTCCTGAATACTATAGCAGGGGTTGCATACTGGCACAAGGGTACAGCAAAACGCCGCCATGCGGCGGCGAAACCCAGATAACGATGGACAATCTACTTCACCAGCGCGCTCACCGTCCGATCAGTCTGCACAACTGCAGCTGAGGACTTTGGCCCAAAGTGCGCAGCCAAAAACCCTGCTGTCACCGCCAATACGGCTAGCCAGATGACAGAGATGCGAATACTCTTTTCGGGTGTCCGAGTGTGGAACATGATTTTTGGGGTTTATTTTTACTTTCGTACTACTAGTATAGCGGAAAAAACCCTTTTCGTCAACCTAGTTACGTCCCGCCACTGAGGCGGGATCCCGCCTTCCTTTTCCTCAGAAGCAGAAAGTGGCGGGAAATTACGAAAAGATGCTACGAAAATACGAATGGGAGAGGTAATGACAAAAAAGATGACTTTTCTCTTCACCAAAACCCGTCCTCCCCTTTCCAAGGGGAGGGGCGGAGGGGTAACCCTAACCAAGAAGACCTTGCTATAAAAACTAAGTACGTAAAAAAGAACGACCAGATTACTTGGTTCCGTGTTAGCGCAAGATTGCCACGTCGTTGACTCCTCGCAATGACAGAGAATAGACCTCTACAGCTTTATTGCTCTATGGCTTTTAGAGCTCTGCCCTCCTCCGCTCAGAAGCTTCGGCGGGCAGGCAGCTCTCCTCTCTACTTTCTCCGCTTTTTTTTCTTCACTGCGGCTTGCAGCGCTGCATGCGCCAAGAGCGCGTCAATCCGTTGCCGAGTTTGCACCAGGTCGCGCTTCACTTGATCATGCGCTGCAGCCTGAATGGACTTCTCTGTCAAAGCCGTGCGGATGGCACCGCTGATATCCCGATCCAAACTCCCTTGCAGTTTCTCAATTTCTTCGTCAATTTCAGCTTCGGCCCTATCCAGGTCAAAGTCCTGCTGCCGGCGCCAGTGTCGGTACCGCTCGTACAGGATGATGAGCAGAACAATGAGAATGAAAATAATCGCCAGCAAGCAGAAAATGAGCATCACCGAGGGTAAGACCAGCCCAAAGAACTGCACGGATGAGCCAATGGTGCTGAAGCGCACTGCCGTTGAAGGGGCGCTGCTCACCTCGTAGCGGTTAATGGCAATTGCCGTCAGCTCATGCCCACCTGGAGACAGCATTGGCCGAAGCGTGTAGCGCCACATAACCAAACCTTCGGGTACCGCCACGCCAGGGACCGGCTGGATTTGCGCATCCTTGGCCACAAACCTGCCCACTTCTTTACTATCCACGTATAGCACCACTGTGTCGCCATCCACGGCCAAGCCTTCCACTGGAATTTCACCAAAGAGTGTAACGGAACGTGGCACCGAGGTGATGCGCGGCGCCGGACTCCCTTCCACCATAATTTGCCCAATCGCATCGCGGCTATTACCGGCCTTGTCTATAGCGCGAATCGTAAACTGGTGGAGTCCTGCGGGTAAACGCTCCAGCTTCACTGGGCTGGTGGCAGTCACCGGTTTCCCGCTATCTAAGGTAAAGGCGTACTCCGCAATGCCACTGGTAGCATCTGTGGCGCTAAAGGAAATGGTTGGGCTGGGATTTGCATTCCCGCCTTCTCGCGTCACCTGTGGAGCAAAGTCATTTGGGGACGTGGTATCCACCTGCACGCGGAAGTGCGTGGTTGGCACCCAACCTGATGCAGTACGACCACGGACGTGCACGTACCACATGCCATCGGGGATATCCACAAAAGTCCGGGAGCCGGTGTTCGCTTCCAAAGCATCATCTGGCGTGGTTGTGGCTTTCTGATCCAGAATGTACGACACGCCTGTCACCCCGGCTGGTGTGGTCCACTTGATCTCCGCATCTGCCTTGGCATACCAGCTGCTCTGCTTGGGGTGGCTGGGTGACGAAATGACGGGTGATTGTGGGGAGGCAACTGGCTCAGGCTCTGGTTCGATTGGCGTGACGGCTACGGCTTTGGCAATAGCAATGGTTCCTGAACCATACCCCGTAAGCACGTTTGTCCCTTCCCCATCATTAGCCAGCACAAGCCCAGAGGTGAAGCGTAACGCTGCAGTACCAACGGCTTTGGCTCGGAAGGTGACGCTGATAATACCGCCACTACTCCCAGAATATCCTGGGCTCGGTACCCCGCCAGCAAAGCTCACTGTGCCGTTGGAGTTGGAGTAGGTGGGTTCCACTGTCCAGTACTTGAAGGTGCTGGCTTTTGCCACGCTGGTTACCTGCAGTTTATCTGCGGGGAAACTGAGCGTGCCTTGGCTAGCGTTAATTGCTACGCCGCCACTGTTCACGTACAGCGTGACGGTTTTGGTTGCCCCAACAGTCATGCTGGACGTACTTGGGGACACGCCCAAAGTTGCGCCAGCGTGCGCACCCTGCGGCAGCCCGAAGCCAAAGCACAGAACCGTCACTGCAATGCTGGCGAAAAAGCGTTTGTGCATATACCTACTGCTGCCCAGTTGGTGGACTTGTCCGTCCAAAGTCGTCATTCGACGACGCAGGCGGATGGAGAAAATCAGCTGGTTGCTCAGGGGTTTGCGGAGGTTGCTGCGCTGATGCAGTCCCAACTCTGGATTGCAGGCTCCGCTGCAACTCCTGGGCCTCTTGTTGATGAGAAAACTGCTGCTCAATGGACGCCTCCAGAGAGTGCGCCGCCTGAATGGTACGGACCAATTCTGATTCCTTGCGTAACGTCTCCTGTTCCAATTTATGGATATCATGGATCACGTCACCTGCCCGCCGGCGCCAGCGAATGACCAGCCAGGTTGCAAGAACCAGCACCAGGAGCCCGGCAATAATAAGTGCTACGTTGGTGAAGAGGGTATTCTGCAGCAAAGGTGTGCGACCAATAATGGATCCGCTCTGCGCAGCCGCAACTGTGAAATCCAACTTCCCATCCGTGGAATTTCCCGCTTGGTCAAACGCCCGCACCAACACTTGGTACCGACCGGCAGTCAGCTCTGGGAGACGAACTGGGCTCACCACTTCGGTGAAGAATGGGGTTGCTTGGTTTGGATCATCCAAGGCCAGGAGCTGCATTTCGTAGTGATCAATGCCAGACATGGCATCGGTGGTCAGGAACTTCAGCTCGGGTCGCTTGCCTGGTTCTGGCGTGGGGGGGTCAACCGTGGGGGTAAAGGCAGCTGGCGGCGTCCCATCAATGAGCACAGCACCGTGGCTGGTGCCGCCCCAGCTGGTTACTTTTGCGCGCAGGTGGAAGTACCACCGACCATCTCGGTCAGCGGTGACCGAGGTGCTGCGTGCGGGCGTGGCATCTTGGCGTTCGGGTGGCGTGGTACGCGGGTTTTGATCAAAGACGTAACTGTACCCCACGGCATTTGGGACTTCATCCCAGTTGTACTCCACGGTTCGGTTTTGGTACCACGTATTCTGGTCGGGGTGGGAAGGCGAGGAAAGCACTGGGCCTTCTGGTGCAGCCAAGTTCAGCGTAAAATTTGCATCCCCACGAGAGTTAAGAATATTCGTGCCTTGGCCATCATTCGCCAGCACTTGCGAAGCGCTGGTGAAAACGAGCTTGGCCGTCCCAGGTGCAGTCACCCGGAAGGTAATGGTACTCATTACCCCGGCATCAGTTTTGATGCCCGGATTTGGCAAACCACCTTGGAAGGAAATTGTGCCCGCGGTGTTGGAGTAGGTTGGCTGGCTTACCCAAATGGAAACGAAGGACGTGCCGGCTGATGGGTTCACCACTTGCAAGCGCGAGGCCGGAAAGGTAATGTCCGCCCGCACCGCATTTACGGATTTTCCACCCGTGTTCACCAAAACGGAGACGTTGAAGGTGCTCCCAACGGTAAATGCGCCGGTTGCGGGTGAGAAAAGCAAACTCGCCCCATCTGCGGCGTGCATGGAGTTTGGAAGAAAGTACAGCGTCAGGGCGAAGAACGCAATGATACTCGCTTTACGGATTGTGCTTTTTCGTACCTCCATACCCAGTAGTATAGCGCGTCTGCTCCAGTTTTACCGCTTCTTCCTTTGCACCCACCAGGCTGCTCCAAGAAGAGTGAGGGCAATGACTGCGCCACCGCCAATCCACACCCACTGCGGCACGCCAGCTGCGGAAGCAGCAGGAATGAACGCCACCCGCACGTTCCCAGCTTGATCGTACGCACGGACGGTCAGTGTAAACCGTTGATGGACATCGCTCACCTGGTAGGGGCTTGCTGCTGGTTGAAATGCTCCATCCCCTTCCTGCACTTCGTATCGCTCTATCCCAGATGTACGATCCTCAGCTTGGAAAACCAAAGCGAGTTTGCCTGGAATGACGTCTCGCCTCAACTGCGGGGTAAAGGGCTCTGGCTGAGTGGTGTCAATGAGTACCCGCCGCCGAACCAATGCACCCCACGTATCATTAGGTAGCTTTTCTTGGATGGTAAAGTAGTACGCACCGTCTGCCTGACTGGGAAATGTAGTCTCACCTACGAACCGGGCTTGCTGCACATCGGGCACTGCGTTGCGGTCGGTGGTGAGCAGAAACGCGTACGGTGTCTCCTTGGCCGCTTGCCACTGCATGCGCACGGTGCTGATGGCATACCACTGATGCTCATTGGGATGCGATGGTGAAGTAATGCCCAGGGTATCTGCAGTCACGACAACATCGACGTAGAGCGAGCGCAAACGGAGGGCAGCTTTCGTTCCCAGACCGTCATTCAGGTACACCCCAGCTGTTCCGCCATCAATGCTTAGTTGGGTAGTGCCAAGTTTCTTGGCCCGGAAAATGACCTGCAGTACCCGGCCGTCAATAACGTAACTCCCATTCGGAATCCCACCGGCAAAGGTAATCACTCCGGTTGCTGGATCGCTCTTTGGCTCTTCTGGCCAGAGCGAAAGCACAGAACCAGCTTTCTCCAGGCCAACTATTTCCAGAGCATGAGGATCGTACGTCAACCGCGCCTGCACAGCATTGATCACCTCTCTTTCGCTATCAACGCGCACTTCAACAATGAAGGTTTGGTCTTGCCCAACCTGCGGATTAGCGGTTTGAACAGTCAGAGTTGCTGCATGTGCAAGATTGGGCACACTGCACAGCAGGACCGCGCTCCAGAGCACAACGCCAATTCGCATGATATGTGTGCGCATAGCTATTTCGTTCCCGTCCAGAAGTAGAGCATGACGCTGAAGTCAATGATGTTCACCGTGCCATCCTGGTTAATATCTGCCCTGGCATTTGCTGGATTCCGCTTATTCCAGTAGAACAGCAAAATACTGAAGTCTACCAAGTCCACTTTCCCATCACAGTTAATATCCCCTTTCGTCTTACCCGCGCAGAGTTCCGTAGTCGCTACCTGGAAAGCCACGGAGCGGCTGAATTCGGAAACTGACCCGTCTGGATCAGTGGCTTTGGACCGGACACTGTGCGAACCAATCTGCAAATCAGAAGCTTGGAACTGCTTTGACCAAGCACCTGCGGTTGAAGCTGATACCTGCGAGGAAGTTTCGGTTTCTGAACTCACGTAAATCTGCACCGTGCTGCTGGGGCTCGTTGTTCCAAAAACCGTGATGGTATCTCCCAAGCGCACTTCGGTTTTATCCGCGGCAATGGTGGGTCCCAAGAATATCCCGGTAATGGTCACGGAAGTTCCGGTTGCCAAGGTCAAAGTAAAATTCGAGGTTGGTCCGTCTCGGCCATCTTGGTCCACGCTGAAGACCCCAAATGTGTACGTTCCTGCGGTTAACCCACCAATGGTCACGTCAAAGCGTGCTTGCGGGTCAGCGGGCACTTGCACTGCAGTAACCCCATTTTGCAAAATCGTCACCGTCGACCCTGGGTAGGCAATACCTTTGAGGATGACAGACGTTGCCGTTGGTTCCGGTGGTGCAATACTGGGCACAGTTGCTGAAACGGAAACCGTAATGTCAGCATTGGCTGGCAGGACAAGCAAAGGAAAAACAAGAATCATCACTAGGAGTGATCGGCCAAGAGTTCGCACCACAGGGCGCATGTATTCGTTCTGCTTATTCTCCCGTCGGCGGCGTCTTGGTTGACGCGCGTCGGCGAATCCAAGCATTGTACTTCAGGATTGCAAAAATCAGCAGGAAGAGCACGACCAGCAACCCAACTCCGTACACCACCAAGACATGCCAAGGGAGTACCCAGAAGCTTATTGCAGCTGAGCTTTGCACACCCGCCGCGGGCACTGTGGTTGCCAGTTCTGACGTGGCTTGCCCCGTTCCAACAGACAGCGTTGCGGTGTACTTCCCAAGGGCAAAGTTCTTCCGTTCATTACGGAATGCAGTCCAGAAGCGGTTCCATCCATTGCCGTACAGATCTTCGTTCTGTCCGGTTTGCCAGGTCGTCTTGTACGTTCGGGAGGATTTGGGCAACGTTGCGCCTTTGGGTTCGTTGAAAGCCAAAAGGGCGGACTGCTTCTTCAAAGTGTTGGTGATGGTTACATTCCCTACTGGCTTGAGGTGAATATTCCCCGTATTCTGGTACACCGTGGTGAATTCAATTGGTAACTGAGTGAATGTATCCTTGGCAACAGAAAAGCTGGTAATTACCGCGCTCTCCTGCACATCACCCTCAACTTTAACGAATAGGAGGGTGCCAATCCCCTGCGCAACAGCCACTTGGGGCTTCGCGTTGCCTTCCGCGGTTGGCGGCGTGGTGGAAAAAGCAACCACACCGTAGTGACCACCCGGCCCAGCATTCGCGGGGACATCAACGGTTACCAAGACTGCTTGGCGACCCTGAGGTTCCAGGACGATTGGCGCGGGATCCAGTTTCACCCAGGTAGCAATGTCTTCCTTCGGTGCTGCAAAGTCATACACCGGTATTCCAGCTTCGGGACCTGAAGTAAACGTGGTGGTGTTGATGTACAGCACCTGCTTTTGGTCAGTTTCATTGTAGAGTTTCACCACAAAGTCAGCCTGATTCCCAGGCTGGGCGGTGAACTCAATGGAAGGCGGGCTAATCGTCAACGCTTGGGCTGTAGTGATGCTCGTAAGCACACCAACAAAACCAAGGGTAACAACCAGGAAACCTCGAACCAAAAATGAAATTTTCTTTGCTCTTTCCATGCGTTTATTTAGTCAAAAACTGCCCTCATAGTATACCACTTTTCCTGCCCACTCACTACTCCATCATACAACTCGCCTGAAGCGTCAATAATCGAGGCTTCAGGCGAAGAGCGGTAAACGTCGAAAAGTCAGTTAGAAAGTGCCGGTTGCGATATAGGTAATCGCTGTGGAGTAGCTGCCGGCTTCTGTGGCCGCCGAAATATTCGCAATGTAGTGCGCGTCGATGGTCGCAGCTGCTGTAGGTCCGGCAATGGACAGGATAGCCGTGGTAGTGCCAGCAACGAACTTGAAGTTATTCGCGGACTCATCGTAGGCTGCGGTATCAGCAAAGGTGAAGGTAGCAGCGTTATCGTCAAAGCCTATTGCAAACTGCTCGGAGCCTGGGGTGCCATCCGCATCACCAGCAATGGTTGCTACGGAAATTGTGTCGCCACCGCTCGTCAGTGTGGCACCGGTGTACGTCAGGGCAACACCGTCTGTGGCATTTGTCCCTAATTGGAAGGTATGCGCAGCCTCTGGTGTAGTATCGCAGGCCGCAGGTGGTGTACCATTCGCCCAACACTCTTGCGTGGCATCCAAAACCCCAAACCCAATGGCCACGTCCGAAATGGAGAAGGTGACGGATGGGTCAACCGTGGCGGTAACATTCACTGTATCATCATCCAGAATGGCAACTGCAAAAGAACCGCTGTCTGACGTGGTGGTGATGTCAATTTTGTAGACCGCTGCTGAGCTGGGATTGGTAATCTCGTTATTGTCGATGGTAAAGGCGATAGCACCAGCAGGAACCGTATCGCCAGTGCAGACAGTTAACGTGTAACTTTCTCCTGGGGCACTCGCGTCAACGGATGGGTACACCTCATCTGTTGCACCAGCACATGCACCAATGTTTGCAACAATGGTCAAACCCGAAGCAGCCGAAAAATCCGTACTTGCAATAGTACCATCGAGAGTAAAGGAATCAGCCGCTGTGTCGAATGCGATAGTAATTGTCTGCGTGGCAGTGAGGTTCGTTGCGGTAGTAAAGGAAAAAGCATGCGTCCCAGCTACACTCTTCTCCAAACGGGACATGGTGTCCTTCATCCCGGTCAGTGCAGCTGCACCCACTGGCTGAATTGGCATAAAAAACCCAAGTACCCCAAGCACCGTAAAGAGCACAACGACGGTTCGGGTCGTGCCACGTTTCATGCCACGTTTCATAAGTAGCTTGATGGGATTTTTCATAAAAATTTGCCTAAGGTAAAGACTTTTTATTTTTAACTATCTACAGTATAACACAGTTTCTTGAAAAAAGCAAATCCTACCCTTTTGTCATTCTGTGAGACGGAGTAGAGACTGTAGTCTCTCTGCAGATACAGACCAGAGGCTTCCGCCATAGGCGGATCTGCTGAGAAGTCTCTACTCCGATATATCATCATTCACGTAAGTCGAAGAATGACAGCATATTCCTAGAACGTCGTCGTTGCAATGTACGTGACATTTGTACTGTATGCACCCGCCGTCGTAGCACTGGAAATGTTACAGATGTAGTAAACACTAGCCGTCTCGATTACCGTAGACCCAGCTTCAGACATCAACGTGGTTGCAGTGCTGGGAACGAACGAATAATTGTCACTTGCTTTCTGGTACGCAGAGGGAATGGTTGCATTGCCATCTGTGGTTATTGATAAAGCAAATTGTTCACTACTTGGTGTGCCATCTGCATCTCCTGTAAAGGTTGCGGCAGTAATATCCTCGGGCCCTGACAGGGTAGACCCAAAGTAAGTTAATGCATACCCGCTCCGAGCATTGGTGGTCACGGCTAATGTATGTGCGGACACGGCACTGGCAGAGCCGGTTGCCGCCCCATTTGCCCAACGGGCTGCTGCAGAGGAAAGTGTCCCAAAGCCCACCGCGGTATCAGAAATGCTGAAAGTCAAAGTATTAATATTCCAGCATGGGTTGTTGGTCGAATCGTAGTTTGTACCGTCTGTGGCATCAATGTCATCCCCTGGGCAGGCATTGGAATCACGTACATCCGTATTGGAGACGGTTTGCGTTCCCAGGCTATTGAGGTCCCACAGGGTTCCTGTGGTTGACGAACGCAAGAACACGCGTGTGCCAGTTGCTTGGCCGTTGAAGGCAATATTGTTGAATGTATACGTACCGCCGGCCAGGAAGCGCAGCTTCGTATTTGCTGTCTGCGCTGTGAACGTTGCTGCAGTTTCTGCCGCAGCCGCAAAAATGACAGAGGGCGAAGTGACCGGATCCGCACCGGAGCTATTGGTAATAGTGAGGTTATTGAACCGATCACTTGCACCAGTCAATTGCCCATCAACCGTTTGCTGAGCGGCGCCATCCAGGGTCACTGTCCCGGTGTTGTCCGTGAAATCACCATTGTTCGTCCAGTTCCCCGCAACCGTGAAACTTGCGGTTGATGATCCATTCAGCAGGCCTTTTGAGGTAATTGTTACTGCACCATTGGCATCAAGAATCCGATCATTGGTTTCATTATCTAGCGTCGTCACATTCGAATCACTCGCGTTCCCAATCGTGAGCGTTCCCGAAACAATAACCTGCCCGGTTCCACCCGTAGCAAACGTAACCGTACGGTCTGTGGCGCCTGAGGTTTCAAAGGAAAGATTATTGAACGTCCAGTTATTTGCATTTGCTGTGCTGCCAAAATTTTTAGCAGCCGCAACCCGATGCAAAAATGTGCCACCTGACCGGGTTACGGTTCCACCCCCAGCCAATGTGCCATACATGGTGATATCTGTTGCGCCCAGCAAGCTCCCGGCGGTCACCGTCAGATCATTCCCCACAGTCATGGCGGTATTCGTGGTCCACTCCCCACCGCTGCCGTTGAATACGAGGTCGTAAAAGTCGTCAAGATCGCCCATTGTACCACCAATGGTATTTCCAGTATCGGTCGCGGTAAAGGTGACTGTCGCCGATCGGGCCGTAAAAGAATCGTTATTTGTCCAGTTATTGCCAACCGAGATGCTGTTACTCTCACCAGTTTTCGTATCCAGAACCCCGCCGGTGATCGTAATGTTATTCGTAACAACCAGCGGGTCCTCCACTTCAACGGTGAGGGTGTACGTCCCACCACCGTCATTCACAATGACGTTGTAGGGGTTTCCAGTGCCAACGGTAATAAGGTCTGTGGTGGCATTTGCAACGACCGTACTTGCAAGCGTCATAGTCAACGTGGACTGATCAGGCGTGAAGGTTCCACCAGTCTGTAGGTCGAATTTCCCATCCGTATCCATGAACGTTTCATCAGTTTCCACATCATCGGTAGCGTCCAACGTCCCAACGATGGTTATGCCGCCCGTGCCAATATCCAGGTCGTAACCATTCGTATTGAAGATATCACCCGTCGGGATGGTTACTGACTTTGCAGTAAAGTCAGAACCCAAGTCCGTCGTACCAGGCGACAACCCAACCTGCACATTGCCCATATCCTGTTTCGGTGAGGTGTTATCCGTGAAGGTCATCGGTGTAGGATTCCCATCCATGATTAGAATGCCAGAACCTGTAGCTGCAGTGAAAGTCGTTCCCGTTGCAATGGTGAAATTACCGTAAACTGTAAGGTTGGCATTTGCCGCCTGCGTAAAGCCTCCCCCCGTGATGTCGAACGTCTTATTCACCAACACTGCGTCTGCGGTGGCAACGCTTCCACCAGACACTTCAAACTTCTGCAGTTCGTTTCCCGCAGCGGTGAGCGTCTTGGACGTGCCGTTCATCTTCAGGGTATTGTCAGTGGACGCCGTGTACGTCCCCCCAGTGAAATCCACGTTCCCACTGACGGTCCACACCCCCGTGCCCGAGGTAATCACTTCGCTTCCACCTCCAGTACCGGTGAAGTCAACATCCCCACCCACCGTGACCGTCGGGTTATTCGAGGCGCCAATCAGTGTGGCATCTCCTACACCATCGGTAATCACGTAAAGGTGTGAACTTGCGCCGGAAAGGGTGAACGACCCAGTGGGGAAAGTGAAGGTTTTTGCCGTGCCACTATTGGTGAACAGCTCTACCCGTCCACCATACGTCCGCGCGTCCAGAGTCGTGGACGCAATGTTCGCTGACGAACCATCGTAACGGACAATACTACTGAGGGTTCCGCCCGTCCCTGGACCGGATGAAGCGTCGGTGAACCGCAAGGTTCCATCCCCGCTTATGGTTCCCGTGGTATTAAGCGTCAGCGTTCCAGGCGCATTCACAATTCGACCGCTACCAATAGATAGAGTGTCGCCATCTGCCACATCGAGCGCGCCAGACACCGTGAGATCCGACGTGCTCAC
This Patescibacteria group bacterium DNA region includes the following protein-coding sequences:
- a CDS encoding cohesin domain-containing protein codes for the protein MRIGVVLWSAVLLCSVPNLAHAATLTVQTANPQVGQDQTFIVEVRVDSEREVINAVQARLTYDPHALEIVGLEKAGSVLSLWPEEPKSDPATGVITFAGGIPNGSYVIDGRVLQVIFRAKKLGTTQLSIDGGTAGVYLNDGLGTKAALRLRSLYVDVVVTADTLGITSPSHPNEHQWYAISTVRMQWQAAKETPYAFLLTTDRNAVPDVQQARFVGETTFPSQADGAYYFTIQEKLPNDTWGALVRRRVLIDTTQPEPFTPQLRRDVIPGKLALVFQAEDRTSGIERYEVQEGDGAFQPAASPYQVSDVHQRFTLTVRAYDQAGNVRVAFIPAASAAGVPQWVWIGGGAVIALTLLGAAWWVQRKKR
- a CDS encoding dockerin type I repeat-containing protein, which produces MRPVVRTLGRSLLVMILVFPLLVLPANADITVSVSATVPSIAPPEPTATSVILKGIAYPGSTVTILQNGVTAVQVPADPQARFDVTIGGLTAGTYTFGVFSVDQDGRDGPTSNFTLTLATGTSVTITGIFLGPTIAADKTEVRLGDTITVFGTTSPSSTVQIYVSSETETSSQVSASTAGAWSKQFQASDLQIGSHSVRSKATDPDGSVSEFSRSVAFQVATTELCAGKTKGDINCDGKVDLVDFSILLFYWNKRNPANARADINQDGTVNIIDFSVMLYFWTGTK